The proteins below are encoded in one region of Bosea sp. BIWAKO-01:
- a CDS encoding peptidoglycan-binding protein — protein MDIREVQAALLSLGYDPGPADGLLGLKTRAALVAFQRAAGLYPDGIAGPKTWLALQVGRPAAPVPAPARQSASTGVMGVP, from the coding sequence ATGGACATTCGCGAGGTGCAAGCCGCGCTGCTTTCGCTCGGCTATGATCCTGGCCCGGCCGACGGCCTTTTAGGTTTGAAGACGCGGGCGGCTCTTGTCGCCTTTCAGCGTGCCGCCGGGCTTTATCCCGATGGCATCGCAGGACCGAAGACCTGGTTAGCCTTGCAGGTTGGCAGGCCGGCTGCTCCGGTACCCGCACCGGCTCGGCAGAGCGCATCAACCGGAGTGATGGGCGTGCCGTGA
- a CDS encoding DUF4376 domain-containing protein: protein MAQYARIADGRVAEIIRLDGIVPADVFHPDVAATIFAVGETVEEGGSYVDGAYSPPHPPPLPTKAELIGYVADRRWHAEQAGTAWHGWQIHTDDRSQGKYLSELQAIALNVRVDGDPWKFADGVFRPVSNADFPQLAIAAREHVRTVFGIEGAVLAQIEAGTITTAAEIEAAFG, encoded by the coding sequence ATGGCACAGTACGCACGCATCGCAGACGGCCGAGTGGCAGAGATTATTAGGCTTGACGGCATCGTGCCAGCGGACGTTTTCCATCCAGATGTCGCGGCAACGATCTTCGCCGTTGGGGAAACGGTCGAAGAGGGCGGGTCCTACGTGGACGGCGCGTACTCGCCGCCGCATCCGCCCCCGTTGCCGACCAAGGCCGAACTGATCGGCTATGTTGCCGATCGGCGCTGGCACGCCGAGCAGGCAGGGACCGCCTGGCATGGCTGGCAGATCCACACGGACGATCGCAGCCAAGGCAAATACCTCTCCGAGCTGCAGGCGATCGCGCTCAATGTTCGCGTTGACGGCGATCCGTGGAAGTTCGCTGACGGCGTGTTCCGCCCAGTGAGCAACGCGGACTTCCCTCAGCTCGCGATCGCCGCCCGCGAGCATGTCCGAACGGTGTTCGGCATCGAGGGGGCGGTGCTGGCGCAAATCGAGGCCGGGACGATCACGACGGCCGCCGAGATCGAAGCGGCCTTCGGCTGA